A window from Chitinophagales bacterium encodes these proteins:
- a CDS encoding DUF4783 domain-containing protein produces the protein MKKIPLVGVVLLFTLSSFTLQSGIESVIGALKSGNSSNLARYFDAYVDITMPDKSNSYSKSQAELILKDFFATTGVKTFEVKHKGESDGNNSQYCIGTLQTKSGNYRVNVFMKNKNDKMLIQELRIQQQ, from the coding sequence ATGAAAAAAATACCTTTAGTTGGTGTAGTGCTGCTCTTTACGCTCAGCTCTTTTACCCTTCAAAGTGGAATAGAGAGTGTGATCGGCGCGTTGAAATCTGGAAACAGTTCCAACCTGGCCCGGTATTTTGATGCCTATGTGGATATCACCATGCCCGACAAAAGCAACAGTTACAGCAAAAGTCAGGCAGAATTGATCCTGAAAGATTTCTTTGCCACAACCGGGGTCAAAACCTTTGAGGTAAAGCACAAAGGGGAGAGTGATGGAAACAACAGTCAGTATTGCATCGGTACGCTCCAAACAAAGAGCGGAAATTACCGGGTGAATGTGTTCATGAAGAATAAGAATGACAAGATGCTGATCCAGGAATTAAGGATACAGCAACAGTAA